The sequence TCTCACCAAGGCGATTATGGGAAAGCGTGAGAAGTCCTATTAAGAAGTTTGTCCGTTTAGATAGCGGCTCTCCGTTAGCGATGGGCTTCTTCGTACTCACCAACACCTGTCTATGGATGGTGTATCTATGGGTTTTGCTGTGGCCCAACAGCGCTGCCACGAAAATGCACCGAAAAGCAAAGCACATCGAGGAAGAGCCAGCTTCAGTCTTgaacgctgctgctacaATAGTATGGCTACTTCTTCTACTCGGGATCTTCGCCGCATGTTCCAAACCGGACCCCCTCAGACGTCGAATCGATCGCGCAAGAGCACGGCAGCTGCGCGTTCAGCCTGTGGGCCTTGGCTTCTGGTATGCCACGCAGTGCATAATCCTCGCCCTTCGCCTAGCTGTGTTTATTGTCTCGCTCTCATCATCTCTGTCGCCCAGATTGTTCATGGTGGCATTGGAGTGGATCGAATCTGGTACGGGAAAGCGGGGGCTGGAGCTTTATCAGCTTGCAGCTGTGTCGATGTTGGTGAGCGAAGTAGGCTTGACAGCGCTAGCCACGTTTCAGATTGGACTTCGGACGCCGACGCCTCTGCAGCTCGTATCGCGACCGATCATTTCAGACGAAGTATCATCGAAGATGTCGGCTCGAAATGACGACGCTTTGCTTTTGAGCCTCAGCTTGGACGACCAAGCTACACGACCATCTTTGGCATTCGATGCAGCACCGGACAATCATCATAATCCTGTCTCTGAAAAAGAAGTCACAATACCTCGGGTGGATCgcgatgcagatggcgatgctgtcaTGGAGGATGCCGCAACGTATGTGGCTCGCCGAACATCTCAATCTTGGGAAGACGAGTCGGATCAAGACCCTATCCATGTGGGTGGGCAGCCCGCTTCCTCATGGTCGAGCCAGTTATCGCAAAGAGCAGCACTCAAGCAGCCCAATCTCTTCAATGGTTCCAATCAAACCCCATCTTCAATGCGGAGCGGTGCAGCTCGCTCTTCGAGATACAACGACTTCCAGCTAGGTCCGCAGAGATTCTGGGAGCCACAAAAGCCGACTGGTTTGGAAGACGTGTTTGTTCGAGCAGTATCGCTCCATGACAAACCACAACCCAGCGAGCATCACAAACACAATGCCGGCGGCTCTGGCAAGTGGAGTCAGTGGTTCGGCTTCTCCTGAAGCCGGCAGTGGCCAACTCGTCCGCACCATGTAATCCCATCGTAATTTCCATCAAGTGCGCACGTTTTAACATGATATCACGAAAACGTGAAAGCTGCCTAAGGTATGAAGATGTTAGACTGCCTCTGCCAAAAATATTTAGCCGTCTCGAGCAAGTGGAGGATTCTCGGTCTTAACGATGCGGTTTGGGCTCGGGTGCGCTGTGCGATGTCGGAAAATCACGGATCAAAGCAGATTTTTCGAACGTTTCCGTGTGCCCAAATTCGGTGCTTACTGCGCGTGCTGCGCTATGAAAGAGTGCGAGGTGAGGGGGAGCATGCGTACGAATGTGTTTTGCACTCGGATCCAAGGGTGGGGACACTAATGAAATGAGTCGCTAGTGCACTCGTGGCCATGGACGCAGTCGTGGAGTGCTGAAATCAAGAGAGAAGAGTGATTGCGGCGTTGATGATGCTGGAGTTTGGCGGTGAGCAGCTGGTTCGCGCGATGGCTCTCACATGTACACATTTGAACTGGCTGGCAGAAGGACAGATCATGGGACCGGCAACCAGACGGGAACAAGTTAGGTGCGAGCTCTTTCAGCGAACATCTGCATTCAGCAGAAAGGAGAAAGAGTGCTTCCGaggagtcgtgagtgtgagaGCGCGGCTTAAGGCTCGCACGGAAGAcctttgctgcttggtTCCGATTATCTCCACCTTCTTTCACTCGTGTCTCTTCTTTCTCTTGATCCATCTCCTCCATCCTTCTTTCCGACCGCTTGCGAACACCACCTTCCCGCTCACATTCAAAATGGTTGCTCGATCTGTGGCTCTTCGATCCCTCAGGGTGAGTACGAAGCTCTTTTCGCTGCAGCACGTTCGGAAACTCAATCAGCAGATATAACAGCAGCGATAGCAGCAGGCGACAGTTGCAGTCGCAGCCTGGGCATTGGAAGGAGCATTCGAAGGGTAGCGAAGCACGGCGCCGCGCCAACATTTGTCCACCTCAGAGCTCGCGGTGAAAATTGGATCAATTTTGGAACCGATAAATGTTGCCCGATCTCGATGCACACAGGCGTCCGCTCTTGAGGCTGGCCAAAGCGCCAGCGCCAAGTCAGTCGGCACTTCCGGCTGGTACTatccgcagcagcagtcatTCTCTTCCTTGCGATGCCGCATGTTTTCTGCGATACAACTTCATGCATGCGGGCACCTGAATCTGTGGAGTAGCAAATGCGGCAATGGCGGAGATCCCAGACTGCAGAAAGGGCGAAGCACTCCCATCGGAAAGATGCGGCAGTGCATGACACTCTGCGGAAAGAAAAGGGCGCGAGAGGATGTGGACACATACACAAGGTCACGGCTTGGCCCGTTCGCTTACTCATgccgctcgagctcgcctgGCACTGTTATGAGCCTCGTCCATGCCTTCCTCTGCTTCTCTTGAGCTGGCTTTGTTTGAATTTCGCTACCATCCCCGCGTCGTTTCCCATCGTCCTTTCCTCGCTGACACCCCCTCGAACTCTATTCACGTTCCCTTCTGCCTATTCTCGCATTTCTAGGCATCTGCTCGAGTCGCACCGCGTCTCGCTGTTGCCTCTGCTACTCCCATCGTCGCTCGAGGATTCGCTTCATCTGCCTTCATCATGTCGCAGGGCAAGTTCCGTTCTGAAAAGGACACGTTTGGTCCCCTCCAGGTGCCCGCCGACCGCTACTGGGGCGCTCAGACCCAGCGATCGCTCCAAAACTTTGACATTGGTGGACCTCAAGAGCGCATGCCCGAGCCGCTGATCGAGGCCTTTGGTGTCCTCAAGAAGGCGGCTGCCACCGTCAACAAGTCATTCGGTCTTGACCCCAAGGTCGCCGATGCGATTTGCCAGGCTGCCGACGAGGTGATTGCCGGTAAGCTCCACAGCCACTTCCCCCTTGTTGTCTTCCAGACCGGTTCAGGTACCCAGACCAACATGAACGTCAACGAGGTCATCAGCAACCGTGCCATCGAGATCCTCGGCGGGGAGCTCGGCAGCAAGAAACCCGTCCACCCTAACGACCACGTCAACATGAGCCAGTCGTCCAACGACACCTTCCCCACCGCCATGCACGTCGCCTCGGTCACCCAGATCACCAAGTCGCTCCTCCCCGCTCTTGAGGAGCTTCGCGCCGcgctcgacgccaagcgCGCCGAATTTGACGATATCATCAAGATCGGACGTACGCACTTGCAGGACGCGACGCCCTTGACGCTCGGCCAGGAGTTCTCTGGCTACGTAAAGCAGGTCGAGAACGGTATCGAGCGCGTCAAGGCGGTTATTCCTCGTCTTTCGCAGCTCGCCCAGGGTGGTACTGCTGTCGGAACTGGTCTCAACACCTACATCGGTTTCGACAAGAAAGTCGCTGCCGAGATCTCCAACATCACCGGCTTGCACTTTGAGACCGCAGAGAACAAGTTCGAAGCGCTTGCAGCTCACGATGCGATCGTGGAAGCCAGCGGTGCTCTCAACACAGTGGCTGTGTCGTTGATGAAAATCGCTAACGACATCCGATACCTCGGCTCGGGACCTCGTTGTGGTCTGGGAGAGCTGAGCTTGCCCGAGAACGAACCGGGTTCGTCGATCATGCCAGGCAAGGTCAACCCCACGCAGTGCGAGGCGCTCACCATGGTCGCTGCTCAGGTCATGGGTaacaacaccaccatctcggtcgCCGGCTCGTACGGTCAGTTTGAGCTCAACGTCTTCAAGCCGGTCTTGGTCAAGAACCTGCTCCAGTCCATCCGTCTGCTCGCTGATGGCGCTCGCAGCTTCACCAAGAACTGCGTCGTCGGTATCGAGGCTAACAGGGAcacgatcaacaagatTCTCAACGAAAGTCTCATGCTTGCTACCATCTTGAACTCGCATCTCGGCTACGACAATGTCGCCGCGGCCGCTAAGAAGGCTCATAAGGAGGGCACAAAGTTGGTCGACGCTACCGTCGCGTTGGGTTTCATGACCGAGGAGGAGTTCAAAAAGATCGTCAGGCCCGAGTTCATGCTTGGTCCCACCGAGTACAAGGCCAAGAACTAAGGCAACCTTGGACTGCACACGATCCTGTCCGTGCACGTTGTCGAGCTAACTGTACTCCAAAGCTTGcctgctgcagcgttgTCCAAAATTTCTAATacagatgcagcagcgtttACAAGTATGATGGTTGTATCGACTCTTCGATCAGGTGTGATGGAATGTGGTGTGAGTGTACGTCATCGCTTTCGGCTCTTCCCATTGGCGGTTCcgcttcttggccgctTGGAAGACTTGCGGGTGGCACCAACGGCGATACCTTTGCTCATCAACTTGCGTTTTCTGGCCGAGACGTCGGATGCTTTTTGTTGTTTCTTGGCTTGCGTCTTGCTTGGTCCTGTTCTTGCACCGTCGCGGTTTTCGCTGGCTACATGTGCGCCTGCAGACGTGATcgcagcaggtgcagccTGAGTGACTTGAGCGTTGTTGAAGAAGGCGTGAATCTTTGTCTGTATCtcatcggcatcttcgGTGTTCAGATCCAATTCGGTGTTGCTGTCCAATTTGCCCAATCTCCAGTGTTGCAACATGAAgtgcgctgctgcatccaGATCTCTGACGTTGCCTTTGCGCAGTGAACCGGGCGCTTTGGCTGCGACATGCCAGAGAAGTTCGTGGATGGAATTCGTTCGACCGTGCGGATCATCACATGTGGACAGGTAGGTAGGGACGGATAGCGGTAGGTTACGGATGTACACCGGGAGTTGATCCGAAGTAGTGCTGCGAGCACGAAGATTGAGGCGGTACAAAAGGTAATCGGCGAGAAGCTGGATGTCAAACAGCGAATCCTTGATGCCTGCTGTAATAGCTAGTTTGAGCCCTCGCTCGGAGCCGTCCGCGCCGTGGCCGAGGAATGGGACCATCACACCTGGTGTATCGTAGACGTAGATCGGTGGATCGGTGGGTTTATCCGCCTTGCCCTCCGTATGCTGTGGCGTCGAATCCGGATTGGAAATGACAAACCCTCCGGTTTGCAACTCTTGACTTATGGATTCTCGATCGTCTTTCAAGTCTCTACGAGACCCTCTAGCTCGTACTGGTGCGTCTTCAGCTTCGACTTTGGACGGACCAGCTTTACTGATCCTAACCGTTCCGGTGAGTTTCCTCGTATGACCGGGATGCGGTGCCGTACTCGCCGCCTTACCTTTGCCCACACCGACCCTGCGGAGAGCGTTCAACAAGCTGCTTTTGCCCACGTTGGGCATCCCAAGGATCAACAATCTGACCCCCTCCTCCGGCGTGGGTGTGTAACGGAACGCGCCCGAGAGACCCTTCCTTGCTCTGCGCTCTGCCTTTTCAGAGACCGGTGGACGGTGCACTGAGTCGTCGGCATGGACGAGCCTCGCTTGACGGTGGACCCAGGATAGAACCTTTTTGATGTCGGAATCtgagcgcgtgtcgatAAAGAGGATTGACTGGTGCGGTTCAACCTGCTTCATTGAAGACAGGATCGCTGCTTCAGCGGTGGGTGAGATGAGGTCGCGTTTGAGGTATACGATCAGACGACGCGAACGCCATGTTGAAGTGAGCGGTGAAGGCGTGTTCAGGTGGTCGTTTGCGGTGGGTGCTTTTCGAAGCAAGCGCTCGAAGACCGGATTGATCGAGGTCAGTGGTAGACGAGCATCGCGT comes from Mycosarcoma maydis chromosome 1, whole genome shotgun sequence and encodes:
- a CDS encoding putative fumarase FUM1, translating into MVARSVALRSLRASARVAPRLAVASATPIVARGFASSAFIMSQGKFRSEKDTFGPLQVPADRYWGAQTQRSLQNFDIGGPQERMPEPLIEAFGVLKKAAATVNKSFGLDPKVADAICQAADEVIAGKLHSHFPLVVFQTGSGTQTNMNVNEVISNRAIEILGGELGSKKPVHPNDHVNMSQSSNDTFPTAMHVASVTQITKSLLPALEELRAALDAKRAEFDDIIKIGRTHLQDATPLTLGQEFSGYVKQVENGIERVKAVIPRLSQLAQGGTAVGTGLNTYIGFDKKVAAEISNITGLHFETAENKFEALAAHDAIVEASGALNTVAVSLMKIANDIRYLGSGPRCGLGELSLPENEPGSSIMPGKVNPTQCEALTMVAAQVMGNNTTISVAGSYGQFELNVFKPVLVKNLLQSIRLLADGARSFTKNCVVGIEANRDTINKILNESLMLATILNSHLGYDNVAAAAKKAHKEGTKLVDATVALGFMTEEEFKKIVRPEFMLGPTEYKAKN